Proteins from a single region of Massilibacterium senegalense:
- a CDS encoding amidohydrolase, with protein MKTLITGATVYPITSKKMDVADVLIEKGKIVAIEPFIDPMDDMEVIDGFGHHLLPGFIDAHTHLGLYDEGTGWAGNDANETIEPLTPHIRAMDGVNPLDLGFYDAIRFGITAVNVMPGSANIIGGTTSVIKTHGKNIDYMFVRRVSGLKMALGENPKRIHSESDHSITRMGIMGMLREAFYQAKCSKDPDNPRIRPLNAALEQSIPVRIHAHRADDILSAVRFADEFNLDVRIEHCTEGHLIAEELKGRNLKVTVGPTLTRRSKIELLNKTWKTYSILANAGVEVSITTDHPYVPIQYLNVCAALAVRDGLSEEQALEGITINPARNLGVDHKIGSIEIGKDADLVLWNEHPFHYLASPVLTIIDGQIIYKKS; from the coding sequence ATGAAAACATTAATTACTGGAGCGACGGTATATCCGATTACATCAAAAAAAATGGATGTAGCAGATGTATTAATCGAAAAAGGAAAAATAGTAGCAATAGAACCATTTATTGATCCAATGGATGACATGGAAGTGATTGACGGCTTTGGTCATCATTTATTACCAGGGTTTATTGATGCACATACGCATCTTGGTTTATATGATGAAGGAACTGGATGGGCCGGAAATGATGCGAATGAAACGATTGAGCCATTAACCCCGCATATTCGAGCTATGGATGGTGTGAATCCATTAGATTTAGGTTTTTATGACGCAATTCGCTTCGGTATAACAGCTGTAAATGTAATGCCTGGTAGTGCCAACATTATTGGTGGAACAACATCGGTAATTAAAACACATGGAAAAAACATTGATTATATGTTTGTTCGCAGAGTTTCTGGCTTAAAAATGGCATTAGGTGAAAATCCAAAACGAATTCATAGTGAAAGTGACCATTCCATTACACGAATGGGCATTATGGGCATGCTTCGCGAAGCTTTTTATCAAGCAAAATGTAGTAAAGATCCAGATAACCCAAGGATTCGCCCACTTAATGCTGCGTTAGAACAATCCATTCCTGTTCGTATTCACGCTCATCGGGCAGATGATATTTTATCTGCTGTTCGTTTTGCGGATGAGTTTAATCTAGACGTGCGAATTGAACATTGTACAGAAGGTCATTTAATAGCAGAAGAATTAAAAGGAAGAAATTTAAAAGTAACAGTAGGCCCTACTTTAACGAGACGATCCAAAATAGAGCTGTTAAATAAAACATGGAAAACATATTCGATTTTAGCTAATGCAGGCGTGGAAGTTTCTATTACAACGGATCATCCATACGTTCCGATTCAATATTTAAATGTGTGTGCTGCTTTAGCAGTTCGCGATGGTTTAAGTGAAGAACAGGCACTCGAAGGAATTACAATAAATCCAGCACGAAATCTTGGAGTAGATCATAAAATAGGAAGTATCGAAATTGGAAAAGATGCTGATTTAGTCCTTTGGAATGAACACCCGTTTCACTATTTAGCGTCTCCTGTATTAACAATAATTGATGGACAAATAATTTACAAAAAATCTTAA
- a CDS encoding GNAT family N-acetyltransferase: MFLKKRDLLECQRLFELMTDPAVFPFVRQKAHSQEEYLFLTKQTIEAEEHGEVISRTIMDEWGEAIGTINLFDIEDGYGFLGTWIGKPYFGKGYNQAAKALFFDELFFEKNIETVYMKIRKANIRSKKAAEKLPYVTLANQTAIELYEQVNQDGEIFDLYAIPKDQYHLHTLRMPHDTIELVEEHQLKEA; the protein is encoded by the coding sequence ATGTTTTTAAAAAAACGTGATCTTCTTGAGTGCCAACGTTTATTTGAACTGATGACTGATCCAGCAGTCTTCCCTTTTGTTCGTCAAAAAGCACACTCTCAAGAAGAATATTTATTTTTAACAAAACAGACGATTGAAGCAGAAGAACACGGTGAAGTCATTTCAAGAACCATCATGGATGAATGGGGAGAAGCTATTGGTACGATCAATCTGTTTGACATTGAAGATGGTTACGGATTTTTAGGTACATGGATTGGCAAACCGTACTTTGGTAAAGGCTACAATCAAGCTGCAAAAGCATTATTTTTTGATGAGTTATTTTTCGAAAAAAACATTGAAACAGTCTATATGAAAATTAGAAAGGCAAATATTCGTTCTAAAAAAGCAGCAGAAAAATTACCTTATGTCACATTAGCAAATCAAACAGCTATTGAACTTTATGAACAAGTTAACCAAGACGGTGAAATATTTGACCTTTACGCTATTCCAAAAGATCAATATCATCTACACACACTTCGTATGCCTCATGACACAATAGAGTTAGTCGAAGAACACCAATTAAAAGAAGCATAA
- a CDS encoding DODA-type extradiol aromatic ring-opening family dioxygenase — MMPSLFLAHGSPMMALEDTSYTRFLQGLSKHFEQPKAVIVFSAHWETEEIEITTVNGENSIIYDFYGFPEELYHMTYSSFGSVSLANKIHALFHASNIKSHVGSTRGIDHGVWCLLHHLYPSLHVPLIQISVQPYLSAVDQFKIGEALRSLKEENILIIGSGGTVHNLRALDFQHRTQVADWAYAFDDWLIKKIEHNDRESLKNYEKEAPYVELAVPRPEHYIPLYIAMGASEGNGSILHRSYDYGSLSYIAVEFP, encoded by the coding sequence ATGATGCCAAGTTTATTTTTAGCGCACGGTTCACCAATGATGGCATTAGAAGATACGAGCTATACTCGTTTTTTACAAGGACTATCTAAACATTTCGAACAGCCGAAAGCAGTAATTGTTTTTTCTGCTCATTGGGAAACAGAGGAAATTGAAATTACAACGGTCAATGGTGAAAATTCAATTATATATGATTTTTATGGATTTCCAGAAGAATTATATCACATGACTTATTCTTCTTTTGGTTCTGTTTCGCTAGCAAACAAAATTCATGCCTTATTTCACGCGTCTAATATCAAAAGTCATGTCGGTAGTACACGTGGAATCGATCACGGCGTATGGTGCCTTTTGCATCATCTATATCCGTCCTTACATGTTCCGCTTATTCAAATTTCCGTACAACCGTATCTATCAGCTGTTGATCAATTTAAAATAGGAGAAGCACTTCGTTCATTAAAAGAAGAAAATATTTTAATTATCGGTAGTGGAGGAACGGTGCATAATTTACGAGCACTGGATTTTCAGCATCGTACTCAGGTAGCGGATTGGGCATATGCATTTGACGATTGGCTCATTAAAAAAATCGAACATAACGACCGGGAATCATTAAAAAACTATGAAAAAGAAGCACCATATGTAGAACTAGCCGTACCGAGACCGGAACATTATATCCCTTTATATATTGCAATGGGGGCAAGTGAAGGGAATGGTTCTATTTTGCATCGATCGTATGATTATGGTTCGTTAAGTTATATTGCAGTAGAGTTCCCATAA
- a CDS encoding VanZ family protein: MKKFLVYWLPVIVWMALIFYSSSQPYDQQDIRPFLSSTFNLGWVSSLFSFVSFQYAGSEISVAALGETGFLEFFIRKAAHFFVYFILGILFYRAFLHTLCKKNHLFIISLYATIIYAATDEFHQSLTVNRTPLVQDVLIDLSGGLFGLLCISFIQKKK, encoded by the coding sequence ATGAAGAAATTTCTTGTTTACTGGCTCCCCGTAATCGTATGGATGGCGCTTATTTTTTATTCTTCTTCTCAACCATATGACCAACAAGATATTCGGCCTTTTTTATCAAGTACATTTAATTTAGGTTGGGTCAGCTCGTTATTTTCTTTCGTTTCTTTTCAATATGCAGGTAGTGAAATTAGTGTTGCTGCACTCGGAGAGACTGGATTTCTAGAATTCTTTATTCGAAAAGCGGCTCATTTTTTTGTTTATTTTATTTTAGGTATTCTATTTTACCGAGCTTTTCTGCATACGTTATGTAAAAAGAATCATCTTTTTATTATCTCCTTATATGCTACAATTATTTATGCAGCAACAGATGAATTTCATCAAAGTTTAACCGTAAATCGAACACCACTCGTTCAAGATGTATTAATCGATTTATCTGGTGGTCTCTTTGGTTTACTATGTATTTCTTTCATTCAAAAGAAAAAATAA
- a CDS encoding YcdB/YcdC domain-containing protein — protein sequence MNLLLKEKALHSFPIPAHYEMIIEDYSENRAFFIWGNPENEHECISVSFTTEGVLQEYTNYSTEKNFKNESIEVLEKMAKYFIQQYYPDLLHSLSFTEIKDFGSSIRFKFRQDVEGVKMKGTGISITVRCDGKIVECHYKGLFQKPIAPSKFLTKQEFLQQLREHCHVSPCVIRNKDGQFQTAYYVRDISLYYDVTEPLWGKEADELYVSFTTPKKTYYSTFEEWIGIDETFNKEEILDKNEVKAVYRKIELPTNYDTVENILAKKQESVTVIRKQLNMNRMINLYSYQACQNEQQLSLDECYDRAIAFLHFLYKDAETYFKEVSNLCELKKDQILFTFRPFIEDLPVLSETLVIAINRQNGLVNYFSNITCPIEHFRRTSEQVQMNHETAKKNWLSGTDVRLEWERIYFPIEKRTHQLMYHIITPSFFISAKDGQFIDAFGES from the coding sequence ATGAATCTATTATTAAAAGAAAAAGCACTTCACTCTTTTCCGATTCCAGCACATTATGAAATGATTATTGAAGATTATAGCGAAAATCGAGCATTCTTTATTTGGGGAAATCCAGAAAATGAGCATGAATGTATTTCCGTTAGTTTTACGACAGAAGGTGTGCTTCAAGAATATACAAATTATTCAACTGAAAAAAATTTCAAAAATGAATCAATAGAAGTATTAGAAAAGATGGCCAAATATTTTATTCAACAATATTATCCAGATTTATTGCACTCATTATCTTTTACAGAAATTAAAGATTTCGGATCATCGATTCGTTTTAAGTTCCGCCAAGATGTAGAAGGAGTCAAAATGAAGGGAACAGGAATTTCCATCACAGTAAGATGCGACGGGAAGATTGTGGAATGTCATTATAAAGGACTCTTTCAAAAACCGATTGCTCCATCAAAGTTTTTAACAAAACAAGAGTTTTTACAACAATTACGTGAACATTGTCACGTATCTCCATGTGTGATTCGAAATAAAGATGGACAATTTCAAACTGCTTATTATGTACGGGATATTTCTTTGTATTATGATGTGACTGAACCGTTATGGGGAAAAGAAGCAGATGAATTATACGTTTCATTCACGACACCTAAAAAAACGTATTATTCCACCTTTGAAGAATGGATTGGAATAGATGAAACGTTTAATAAGGAAGAGATACTAGATAAAAATGAAGTGAAAGCCGTGTATCGAAAAATAGAACTACCGACTAATTATGATACCGTAGAAAACATTTTAGCGAAAAAACAAGAGAGTGTGACGGTCATTCGTAAACAATTAAACATGAATCGAATGATTAACCTATATAGTTATCAAGCATGTCAGAATGAACAACAGTTATCTTTAGATGAATGTTATGACCGAGCAATCGCTTTTTTACATTTTTTATACAAAGATGCAGAGACGTATTTTAAAGAAGTAAGTAACCTTTGTGAATTAAAAAAAGATCAAATTTTATTTACATTTCGTCCGTTTATCGAGGATTTACCAGTATTAAGTGAAACATTAGTCATTGCAATAAATCGTCAAAATGGATTAGTCAATTATTTTTCAAATATTACATGTCCGATTGAACATTTTAGGCGCACATCTGAACAAGTTCAAATGAATCACGAAACAGCGAAAAAAAATTGGTTAAGTGGTACTGATGTCCGTCTAGAATGGGAGAGAATTTATTTCCCTATTGAAAAACGTACGCATCAATTAATGTACCACATCATTACTCCATCATTTTTCATCAGTGCAAAAGATGGTCAGTTTATTGATGCATTTGGTGAAAGTTAA
- a CDS encoding DUF2325 domain-containing protein, with translation MKSLLIVGADRLGNIPSRLEEYGIEELHHFSGRKVQMVRKDVPDVDAILILTDFINHNLAKIMKQKAKAKDVPILFAKRSWGSIEQAIKFSI, from the coding sequence ATGAAATCTTTACTTATTGTTGGAGCGGATCGTTTAGGAAATATCCCTAGTCGTTTAGAGGAGTATGGTATTGAAGAACTTCACCATTTTAGCGGAAGAAAAGTACAGATGGTTCGAAAAGATGTACCAGATGTAGATGCTATTTTAATTTTAACGGATTTTATTAATCATAACTTAGCTAAAATCATGAAGCAAAAAGCAAAAGCAAAAGACGTACCTATCTTATTTGCAAAACGATCTTGGGGTTCCATTGAACAAGCAATTAAATTTTCCATTTAG
- the msrA gene encoding peptide-methionine (S)-S-oxide reductase MsrA — MTKQYELATFAGGCFWCMVKPFDQFDGIEKVVSGYTGGHVENPTYEQVCQDNTGHYEAVQITFNPAIFPYEKLLEIFWQQIDPTDEGGQFHDRGTSYKTAIFYHSEEQREKAEESKRTLAESGRFQKEIVTSILPAKPFYEAEEYHQGYYKKNPTRYMMYRKGSGRDDFMKQNWGPKKDVALLKEKLTPIQYEVTQNNGTEPPFRNEYWNNKREGIYVDIISGKPLFSSTNQFDAGCGWPSFTKPIDKKEIEENIDTSHHMIRTEVRSKTADSHLGHVFDDGPHPTGLRYCINSASLRFIPKEELEKEGYGEYQALFEF, encoded by the coding sequence ATGACAAAACAGTATGAACTTGCTACATTTGCAGGTGGTTGTTTTTGGTGCATGGTAAAACCATTTGATCAATTTGATGGAATTGAAAAAGTAGTATCTGGATATACAGGTGGCCATGTGGAAAATCCAACATATGAACAAGTTTGTCAAGATAATACCGGGCATTATGAAGCCGTTCAAATTACATTTAATCCAGCAATTTTTCCATATGAAAAATTGTTAGAAATCTTTTGGCAACAAATTGACCCAACCGATGAAGGTGGGCAATTCCATGACCGGGGTACTTCTTATAAAACAGCGATTTTTTATCATTCAGAAGAACAGCGAGAAAAAGCGGAAGAATCCAAACGTACATTAGCAGAAAGTGGGCGTTTTCAAAAAGAAATCGTAACGTCTATTTTACCAGCAAAACCGTTTTATGAAGCAGAAGAATACCATCAAGGTTATTATAAAAAAAATCCAACTCGTTATATGATGTATCGAAAAGGTTCCGGAAGAGACGACTTTATGAAACAAAATTGGGGTCCAAAAAAGGACGTCGCATTGTTAAAGGAAAAATTAACACCTATTCAATATGAAGTAACACAAAATAATGGGACAGAACCCCCGTTTCGAAATGAATATTGGAATAATAAACGAGAAGGAATTTATGTCGATATTATTTCAGGGAAACCATTGTTTAGTTCTACCAATCAATTTGATGCCGGATGTGGTTGGCCAAGCTTCACAAAACCAATTGATAAAAAAGAAATCGAAGAAAATATCGATACTAGTCATCATATGATTCGTACAGAGGTTAGAAGTAAAACGGCAGATTCTCATTTAGGTCACGTATTTGATGATGGACCACATCCGACAGGATTGCGTTATTGTATTAACTCTGCATCTTTACGGTTTATTCCAAAAGAAGAGTTAGAAAAAGAAGGGTATGGCGAATATCAAGCATTATTTGAATTTTAA
- a CDS encoding sensor domain-containing diguanylate cyclase has protein sequence MKKLNLSLRFIIIVLTFTVLLLTLLNAILAGYRVSKETLIENTLETNRVYSVKLAETVELTIDQTLLTMRYSTNKLQNCMTEKCMLEEVTRLQKQMDIFNSVFITNAQGMITSVYPGSLPIIGGTLTSEYAEEALAQKKDYVSKPYISPLTHNMIVMISVPIYNLNHEYIGMLGGTVYLEKDNMFESMLGKHPYKDGSSVCVVDRDGNLIYNEDKDMVGGPVKNPIIIEELLTKKNGTIRVTNPDNTNMLVGYAYVPKAEWGIISQRPTNQALESISIIMKDMFVRMFFFIIILLVVVFWLTNKITRPLSELSDYANKLQGLPTKNLSFPKIDAWYYEAKELKNALFDNAQAISEQLYIENKNVILDGATGLLNENACQSIGKYYETMVQPFSIVIISMNNFSELKQTFGPHVCTETLKFIAILLQQEVKKDGIVFRCHDEQFAILLKTEEEHNAKMLSEQIHKKMNETITPCGKYVATSFGIASLIKDAQNFEDVMLIAQKRLQKAKQNYENT, from the coding sequence ATGAAGAAGTTAAATTTATCATTACGTTTTATTATTATAGTTCTTACTTTTACTGTCCTACTTCTAACTTTATTGAATGCTATTTTAGCTGGTTATCGCGTTTCTAAAGAAACACTAATTGAAAATACGTTAGAAACGAATCGGGTATACTCCGTTAAATTAGCTGAAACGGTCGAATTAACAATTGATCAAACATTGCTAACAATGCGGTATAGCACTAATAAATTACAAAACTGTATGACAGAAAAATGTATGCTAGAGGAAGTAACAAGGCTTCAAAAACAAATGGATATTTTCAACAGTGTATTTATAACGAATGCACAAGGAATGATTACATCTGTTTATCCTGGTAGCCTTCCTATTATTGGCGGAACATTAACTTCAGAATATGCAGAGGAAGCACTGGCACAAAAGAAAGACTATGTATCTAAGCCGTATATTTCCCCGCTTACCCATAATATGATTGTGATGATTTCTGTTCCTATTTATAATTTAAATCATGAATATATCGGAATGCTCGGCGGAACAGTCTATTTAGAAAAAGATAATATGTTCGAATCTATGTTAGGAAAACACCCGTATAAAGATGGTTCTTCTGTTTGTGTTGTCGATCGAGATGGTAACTTAATTTACAATGAAGACAAAGATATGGTTGGTGGTCCTGTTAAAAATCCTATTATTATCGAGGAATTACTAACCAAAAAGAACGGGACAATTCGAGTAACAAATCCAGATAATACGAATATGCTTGTCGGATATGCTTACGTTCCGAAAGCGGAATGGGGCATTATTTCTCAACGACCTACTAACCAAGCATTAGAATCTATTTCTATCATTATGAAAGATATGTTCGTGCGAATGTTTTTCTTTATTATTATTTTATTAGTCGTTGTCTTTTGGTTAACAAATAAAATTACAAGACCACTCTCTGAACTTTCGGATTATGCGAATAAATTGCAAGGATTGCCAACAAAAAATCTTTCCTTCCCGAAAATTGATGCTTGGTATTACGAAGCAAAAGAATTAAAAAATGCTCTTTTTGATAACGCTCAGGCAATATCTGAACAATTATATATTGAAAATAAAAATGTCATTTTAGATGGAGCAACCGGTCTTTTGAATGAAAATGCTTGTCAAAGTATTGGTAAATATTACGAAACAATGGTTCAACCATTCTCTATCGTTATTATTAGTATGAATAATTTTAGTGAGCTCAAACAAACTTTTGGTCCACATGTTTGTACTGAAACATTAAAATTTATCGCTATCCTACTTCAACAGGAAGTAAAAAAGGACGGAATAGTATTCCGGTGTCACGATGAACAATTTGCCATTTTGTTAAAAACTGAAGAAGAGCACAACGCAAAAATGTTATCTGAACAAATTCATAAAAAGATGAACGAAACAATTACTCCTTGCGGAAAATATGTCGCCACTTCTTTTGGAATTGCATCCCTGATAAAAGATGCTCAAAATTTTGAAGATGTCATGTTAATTGCCCAAAAAAGACTTCAAAAAGCGAAACAAAATTATGAAAACACGTGA
- a CDS encoding 5-bromo-4-chloroindolyl phosphate hydrolysis family protein yields MRKILWGLFSFFLSLGFGLFTTALSLFGGTGLFLALLLGGFVHISGTWLLYSLLTKKRFPKGMIKQEQNYISQLLDNAKKKIRQIQMARFRIKTLRMQQTISKMTKISTKIVKLIEENPGRYRGANHFFNTDLNSAAELIDKYVTLSNQPVKTMEINEALQTCEETLNDLTTSMEQELLDLLNDDVLYLEAESNVIKQTIQEVKAREQLKR; encoded by the coding sequence ATGCGAAAAATATTATGGGGATTATTTAGCTTTTTTCTTTCCTTAGGGTTCGGTTTATTTACAACTGCTCTTTCTTTATTTGGAGGCACTGGGCTATTCCTCGCATTATTGCTTGGGGGATTTGTCCATATTAGCGGAACATGGCTACTCTATTCTTTATTAACAAAAAAAAGGTTTCCTAAAGGTATGATTAAACAAGAACAAAATTACATCTCCCAATTACTAGATAATGCAAAGAAAAAAATTAGACAAATCCAAATGGCTAGATTTCGCATTAAAACATTAAGAATGCAACAAACCATTTCTAAAATGACAAAAATTTCAACGAAAATTGTCAAATTAATTGAAGAAAATCCAGGACGTTATCGCGGTGCTAATCATTTCTTTAATACCGATTTAAACAGTGCTGCGGAATTAATCGACAAATACGTGACACTATCTAATCAACCAGTAAAAACAATGGAAATTAACGAAGCATTACAAACATGCGAAGAGACATTAAATGACTTAACAACATCTATGGAACAAGAACTTTTAGACTTATTAAATGATGATGTTCTGTATTTAGAGGCAGAATCGAATGTTATTAAACAAACGATTCAAGAAGTAAAAGCACGTGAACAATTAAAACGGTAA
- a CDS encoding toxic anion resistance protein yields the protein MPSVSTDELLNNPFQIPTIEVPNEVQTVEQQPKALMDTLTTEQQQKAQTIANQIDPKAQQAIVQYGIAAQSELSRFSHTILQHVQTKDTGPVGDILKDLMVKIREVDVDDFNQQKPNIFSRIFGSVQKQLSQITSKYQKVGTEIDQIADKLEQMRQGLLRDVIMLDTLFNKNREYFDVLNIYIAAGELKIQELRTKTIPTLEQQAKASGNQMQIQEVNDLAQFTDRLEKRIHDLKLSRQITMQTAPQIRLIQNMNQVLIEKIQSSILTAIPLWKNQMVIALTLFRQQKALDAQKQVTKTTNDLLLKNSELLKTNTIETARENERGIVEIETLKKTQENLIETLEETIKIQQDGRNKRMQAEKELAQMEEDLKTKLLSMNS from the coding sequence ATGCCGTCTGTGTCTACCGATGAATTACTAAACAATCCTTTTCAAATCCCTACAATAGAAGTACCGAATGAAGTACAAACGGTAGAACAACAACCAAAAGCATTAATGGATACATTAACGACGGAACAACAGCAAAAAGCGCAAACTATCGCAAACCAAATTGATCCAAAAGCACAACAAGCGATTGTACAATACGGGATTGCAGCACAATCAGAACTTTCTCGCTTTTCTCATACAATTTTACAACATGTGCAAACAAAAGATACTGGTCCAGTTGGGGATATTTTAAAAGACTTAATGGTTAAAATTCGCGAAGTGGATGTCGATGATTTCAATCAACAAAAACCGAATATTTTTTCTCGTATTTTTGGTTCTGTACAAAAACAACTTTCACAAATCACGTCTAAATATCAAAAAGTAGGAACAGAAATTGATCAAATAGCCGATAAACTAGAACAAATGCGTCAAGGTTTATTGCGCGACGTTATCATGTTAGATACATTATTTAATAAAAACCGGGAATATTTTGATGTCTTAAATATTTATATTGCAGCTGGGGAATTAAAAATCCAAGAATTACGAACAAAAACAATTCCTACTTTAGAACAACAAGCAAAAGCTTCTGGAAATCAAATGCAAATCCAAGAAGTGAATGATCTAGCTCAATTTACAGACCGATTAGAAAAACGAATTCACGATTTAAAATTAAGTCGTCAAATTACAATGCAAACAGCGCCACAAATACGATTGATTCAAAATATGAACCAAGTCCTAATCGAAAAAATTCAATCTTCTATTTTAACTGCCATCCCATTATGGAAAAACCAAATGGTCATTGCCTTAACACTATTTAGACAACAAAAAGCATTAGATGCACAAAAACAAGTAACCAAAACAACAAATGATTTATTATTAAAAAATTCCGAGTTATTAAAAACAAATACGATTGAAACAGCTCGTGAAAATGAACGCGGAATTGTAGAAATCGAAACATTAAAGAAAACACAAGAAAACTTAATTGAAACGTTAGAAGAAACAATTAAAATCCAACAAGACGGACGAAATAAACGAATGCAAGCAGAAAAAGAACTTGCGCAAATGGAAGAAGATCTAAAAACAAAACTTCTTTCTATGAATTCTTAA
- a CDS encoding ABC transporter permease: MLRFSIRRFFEAAVVLLIVSMFIFFFVRLLPGSPAQALYGEQFLKMTKTDQLRIEENLGLHDPLVVQYLKWLQGIFHGDFGHSYTTGVEVKTIILEAIRPTISLTIVSFLLTILLSITIGIYTGLKRYSSFDYITTIVSLLFMSLPSFWLALILLLIFSVHLQWFPSAGMGNGSFTSFLSHVFLPALVLALAHIGYWIRLLRNHVTIANEKPFIRALIARGIPKRTIIFKHVLRNASLPFLSYMGVALSFMLAGSAVVETIFSWPGIGLLTMNAAIERDYPVIIATTLLCTFIVIVVTFCSDLLSACLDPRLRRNLLEQKENIR, translated from the coding sequence ATGTTACGTTTTTCTATTCGTCGTTTTTTTGAAGCAGCAGTTGTATTATTGATTGTCAGTATGTTTATTTTTTTCTTTGTTCGTTTACTTCCTGGTTCGCCAGCTCAAGCATTGTACGGAGAACAATTTTTAAAAATGACAAAAACTGATCAACTTCGTATTGAAGAAAACCTAGGTCTTCACGATCCATTAGTTGTCCAATACTTAAAATGGTTACAAGGTATTTTTCATGGCGACTTTGGTCATTCCTATACAACTGGAGTAGAAGTGAAAACGATTATATTAGAAGCAATTCGTCCAACAATTTCTTTAACAATCGTTTCCTTCCTCTTGACGATTTTATTATCGATAACAATTGGCATTTATACTGGATTAAAACGATATAGCTCTTTTGATTACATTACTACTATCGTAAGCTTATTGTTTATGTCGTTACCTAGCTTTTGGCTTGCATTAATACTGTTACTAATTTTTAGTGTTCACCTACAATGGTTCCCTAGTGCTGGTATGGGGAATGGTTCATTCACTTCTTTTTTATCTCACGTCTTCTTACCTGCACTTGTCTTGGCACTAGCACATATTGGCTACTGGATTCGTTTATTGCGAAATCATGTGACAATTGCAAATGAAAAACCGTTCATTCGTGCATTGATTGCTAGAGGGATTCCGAAACGAACAATTATTTTTAAACATGTTTTGCGCAATGCCTCGCTTCCTTTTTTATCGTATATGGGAGTTGCTCTTTCTTTTATGCTAGCTGGCTCTGCAGTGGTGGAAACTATCTTTTCATGGCCCGGGATTGGTCTTTTAACGATGAATGCTGCAATAGAACGCGATTATCCTGTCATTATCGCGACCACTCTGTTATGTACGTTCATTGTAATTGTTGTCACGTTTTGTAGCGACTTGTTGTCTGCCTGTCTTGATCCTCGCCTTCGTCGTAATCTGTTAGAACAAAAGGAGAATATTCGATGA